A single Ktedonobacterales bacterium DNA region contains:
- a CDS encoding ABC transporter permease, giving the protein KMMVLLRKLADKGHTIVLVTHATNNINVCDYVCFLAQGGRLAYFGSPEEARTYFGKTEFAEIYSSLTASDEQPNIPEEAEDRFKHSSNYQAYIAPLEERATSVETRPPTTRVIKRSRSGKRLKQFWLLSQRYLELLKNNRLALFLMLAQAPLIALFLMLLVRFEIGPGVFEPNNIVLCQPQIFTAAGPIGLANQNGSISCDRIATFLKTDPQGVQYAQAKGSPDQALQDFIIPGQGINAQRALFLTTFVAVLIGVLNAVREIVKEGPIYRRERTVNLGIGPYVFSKVVTLGIIALFQSAALILIVNAFEPLHQGVFLPVLLETYITLALSALAGMMVGLLVSALAPNEDTSNNLLPFILIPQIIFAGVEIPLRDGVTTVLALFFPTRWTMAGLGSSLGLHGDKLGGDLLLGNDYTYHGTLFSTYSQSDAMQRILLAWLALAAIILVFGAGVAVALKWKERRWR; this is encoded by the coding sequence CAAGATGATGGTGCTCTTGCGCAAGCTGGCGGACAAGGGGCATACGATTGTGCTGGTGACGCATGCGACCAACAACATCAATGTGTGTGACTATGTGTGCTTTCTGGCGCAGGGAGGACGCCTCGCTTACTTCGGCTCGCCGGAAGAGGCCCGAACCTATTTTGGGAAGACGGAGTTCGCCGAGATTTACAGCAGCCTGACGGCAAGTGATGAGCAGCCAAACATCCCTGAAGAGGCCGAAGATCGCTTTAAGCACTCCAGCAACTATCAAGCCTACATCGCGCCGCTCGAAGAGCGAGCAACCTCCGTCGAAACCAGGCCACCCACCACCAGAGTAATCAAACGGTCCAGGTCCGGCAAGCGGTTAAAGCAATTCTGGCTCCTCTCCCAGCGTTATCTGGAACTGCTCAAAAATAACCGGCTCGCACTCTTTTTGATGCTGGCGCAGGCCCCGCTCATTGCGTTGTTCCTGATGCTGCTGGTGCGCTTTGAGATCGGCCCTGGCGTCTTTGAGCCAAACAATATAGTCCTCTGCCAACCGCAAATCTTCACCGCCGCTGGTCCGATTGGCCTTGCGAATCAGAACGGCTCGATTTCTTGCGACCGGATTGCGACCTTTCTCAAGACAGACCCCCAGGGGGTCCAATACGCGCAAGCGAAAGGCAGCCCAGACCAGGCGCTTCAGGATTTTATCATCCCTGGTCAGGGCATCAACGCGCAAAGAGCCTTGTTCCTGACAACCTTCGTTGCGGTATTGATCGGAGTGCTGAATGCCGTGCGCGAGATCGTGAAGGAAGGGCCAATTTATCGGCGTGAGCGCACCGTGAACCTTGGGATTGGCCCCTATGTGTTCTCCAAGGTCGTCACGCTCGGCATCATAGCCCTCTTCCAAAGCGCCGCGTTGATCCTGATCGTCAACGCCTTTGAGCCGCTGCATCAGGGCGTCTTCCTCCCTGTACTGCTCGAAACCTATATCACCCTGGCGCTCTCAGCCCTGGCAGGCATGATGGTGGGCTTATTGGTTTCGGCGCTCGCTCCCAACGAAGATACGTCCAATAACTTGCTCCCGTTCATCCTCATTCCGCAGATCATCTTCGCCGGCGTCGAGATTCCCTTGAGGGATGGAGTCACAACCGTACTGGCGCTCTTCTTTCCCACGCGCTGGACGATGGCCGGTCTCGGCTCGTCGCTGGGCTTGCATGGAGACAAATTAGGCGGTGATCTCTTACTTGGAAATGACTACACCTATCATGGCACGCTTTTCTCCACCTATTCCCAGAGCGACGCCATGCAGCGTATTCTGCTGGCCTGGCTTGCCCTGGCGGCCATCATTCTCGTCTTTGGAGCAGGTGTCGCTGTCGCGCTGAAGTGGAAAGAGCGGCGCTGGCGCTAG